The genomic segment GACCTGCCGGGCGGCGACCGGTCGGGGCGAGACCTGTCGGGCGGCGGCCAGCGGCCAAGCCCAGCCCGGCCGGGCCCGGAAGTAAAGGGGGGACGAGGGCGAAGTGAGCCAAGCCCAGATGTACTCTGATTTGAATCTCAGCCCGCGGCTATTGTTGGGGCCGGGGCCGAGTGAGGTCGATCCGCGGGTCCTCCGGGCTCTGTCGGCCCCGACCATCGGGCATCTCGACCCGGATTTCCTGGCGGTGATGAACGACACCGTCGACCTGTTGCGTTATGTCTTCCAGACCGGCAACCTTCTGACCCTGCCCATGTCCGGCACGGGCAGCGCCGGGATGGAGACGGTGATGGTCAACTTGATCGAGCCGGGCGACCGGGTCGTCATCGGGGTGGCCGGGCTATTCGGCCAGCGGATGACTGACGTGGCCGCCCGCTGCGGGGCCGTGGTCGAGGCCGTCAAGGTCCCCTGGGGGCGGGCCATCGAGCCCGATCAGATTGAAGCGGCGCTGGCCAAGGGGCCGGCCAAACTGGTCGCCGTCGTCCAGGCCGAGACTTCGACCGGTGTGCTTCAGCCCCTCGATGAGATCATCGCCTTGGCTCACGGGCGCGGAGCCGCGATTGCGGTCGACGCAGTGACCTCCATCGGTGGGGTCGAACTGGCCGTCGACCGATGGGGCATCGACGCCTGTTACGGTGGCACGCAGAAGTGCCTGAGTTGCCCGCCGGGGCTTGCCCCGGTGACCTTCAACGACCGGGCGATGGGCCTCGTCACCGGCCGCAGGACCAAGATTCAAAGCTGGTACCTGGACCTGAACATGATCCAGAACTACTGGGGGCAGGAGCGCTTCTACCACCACACCGCCCCGGTGAACATGGTTTACGCCCTCCGCGAAGCCCTTCGCCTGATCCATGAGGAGGGCTTGGAGCAGCGGTTCGCCAGGCACGCCCGCCACGCGGCAGCCCTCCAAGCCGGGATCGAGGCCATGGGCCTGAAGCTGGCCGCCCAGGCCGGGCACCGACTTCCCAGCTTGACGACGGTCTCCGTGCCCGACGGCCTCGACGAGGCTCAGGTGAGGCGGGACCTCTTGGCGGCCTTCGGGATCGAGATCGGCGGCGGCCTCGGCGAGCTCAAGGGCAAGGTCTGGCGGATCGGCCTGATGGGACACTCCAGCTCTCGGCGGAACGTGCTGCTCTTCCTGGCGGCCTTCGAAGCCATCCTGCGGGGCCGGGGCGCGGCCGTCCCACGGGGGGCCGGGACGGCCGCCGCAGAGGAGTTCTATCGGTCACGCTGAGCCGCTTGAGCCGGGTTGATTGACAGGAAATCAGGCTCCTGTTAGTATGTTATCGGAACAGGCCGTCGGATGGATCGACCGATGGGGCTGGGCTTGGTCGTCGACAAGCAGCGGATGACTCCGTGGGACCGCCTTTTTGGGGGTCCACGGGTTTTTTTTGCCCAAAATGGGAGGATCGTTCATGCCGGGACGAGAACCAGCCGTGACAACCATCGCGCCGCCGGCGCCAGGGGAGACTGGAACCGGGCGGGCCGGGGGCGTGACCAAACGCTATCGGCAGGTCAATCGCGTCTTGTGGGTGGTACTGGTCCTGAACTACGGGGTCTGTGCCCTCAAGCTGGTCGCCGGCT from the Bacillota bacterium genome contains:
- a CDS encoding alanine--glyoxylate aminotransferase family protein, which gives rise to MSQAQMYSDLNLSPRLLLGPGPSEVDPRVLRALSAPTIGHLDPDFLAVMNDTVDLLRYVFQTGNLLTLPMSGTGSAGMETVMVNLIEPGDRVVIGVAGLFGQRMTDVAARCGAVVEAVKVPWGRAIEPDQIEAALAKGPAKLVAVVQAETSTGVLQPLDEIIALAHGRGAAIAVDAVTSIGGVELAVDRWGIDACYGGTQKCLSCPPGLAPVTFNDRAMGLVTGRRTKIQSWYLDLNMIQNYWGQERFYHHTAPVNMVYALREALRLIHEEGLEQRFARHARHAAALQAGIEAMGLKLAAQAGHRLPSLTTVSVPDGLDEAQVRRDLLAAFGIEIGGGLGELKGKVWRIGLMGHSSSRRNVLLFLAAFEAILRGRGAAVPRGAGTAAAEEFYRSR